One stretch of Euphorbia lathyris chromosome 7, ddEupLath1.1, whole genome shotgun sequence DNA includes these proteins:
- the LOC136200561 gene encoding RING-H2 finger protein ATL63-like has translation MGKNELINSISSYDTNIMLAAIISLLVVILFVLLLHIYARWFFSPSPSPSPSPSPSASSTSASVNSYTFNPPSSTFHSSPSPSKSKGLDPSLVASIPLFVFQEEEEEQEKRLECVICLSVFEENEIGRRLKKCGHGFHVECIDMWLNSHLNCPICRAPAVEFTAKEEDQIAIDVQNENVSGNSVVNFDSFYPSSSSSSSDSSDSSSSLGCSLMRMLSRNRSEGCKVFSSVNNELGV, from the coding sequence ATGGGTAAAAATGAGTTGATTAACAGCATATCTTCATACGACACAAACATAATGTTAGCCGCAATTATTTCACTTCTCGTCGTCATTCTCTTCGTTCTTCTCCTCCATATCTACGCCAGATGGTTCTTCtctccatctccatctccatctccatctccatctccatctGCATCTTCAACCTCCGCATCTGTAAATTCATACACCTTCAATCCCCCTTCTTCAACATTTCATTCTTCTCCGTCTCCTTCCAAATCCAAGGGACTCGATCCCTCACTCGTCGCCTCAATTCCGCTCTTCGTTTtccaggaagaagaagaagaacaggaGAAGAGGTTAGAATGCGTAATTTGCTTAAGCGTTTTCGAGGAGAATGAAATTGGGAGAAGGTTGAAGAAATGCGGCCATGGATTTCATGTTGAGTGTATTGATATGTGGTTGAATTCTCACTTGAATTGCCCTATTTGTCGAGCTCCAGCTGTTGAATTCACTGCTAAGGAAGAGGATCAGATTGCTATTGATGTTCAGAATGAAAATGTTAGTGGTAATTCAGTTGTAAATTTTGATTCCTTTTatccatcttcatcttcttcatcttcagatTCGTCTGATTCGTCATCTTCGTTGGGTTGTTCTTTAATGAGGATGTTGAGTAGGAATAGATCAGAGGGTTGTAAGGTTTTTTCATCTGTTAATAATGAATTGGGTGTTTGA
- the LOC136201533 gene encoding SAGA-associated factor 11, with translation MSMKNEDNVSPETQLSSHFFGDLLDSIIVDVASECHRIAKLGLDRNLEAEEEELRLSTQARVRVADPSNNSETTSKYVVDIFGQTHPAVASEIFDCMNCGRSIMAGRFAPHLEKCMGKGRKARLKATRSSTAAQNRPSRGSPVSAYYPYSNSSSTNRLSNGEEYSNGTLEEP, from the exons ATGTCAATGAAAAACGAGGATAATGTGTCTCCTGAGACTCAG CTTTCATCTCATTTTTTTGGAGATCTACTTGATTCCATAATTGTTGATGTTGCTTCTGAGTGTCACCGGATCGCGAAATTGGGTCTTGATCGGAACTTGGAggccgaagaagaagaattgaGGTTGTCAACACAAGCCCGGGTTAGAGTAGCTGATCCGAGTAATAACAGTGAAACAACTAGCAAATATGTTGTTGACATATTTGGACAAACTCATCCTGCGGTTGCTAGTGAAATATTTGATTGTATGAATTGTGGAAGATCAATCATGGCTGGAAGATTTGCTCCTCATTTAGAAAAGTGCATGGGAAAG GGTAGGAAGGCTCGACTTAAGGCGACTCGAAGTAGCACGGCTGCACAGAACCGGCCCTCACGAGGTAGTCCTGTTTCTGCATATTATCCGTATTCGAATTCGAGCAGCACAAACCGGTTATCAAATGGTGAAGAATACTCAAACGGCACATTGGAAGAACCATGA